Proteins from one methanogenic archaeon mixed culture ISO4-G1 genomic window:
- a CDS encoding cobalamin biosynthesis protein CobW, giving the protein MKRLRNNPYTGNYVVEAMYVYILGGFLGSGKTTLLMKLASMYTKRGLKTALLVNESGEIGVDGATLKAEGYDAIELPDGCICCSLSGTLQSALVNIVDDIDPDIIIVEPTGLALPHKVKELVESSGIETDGTYIIGITDVERFKILVSKKEEFIKRQMAGADFVLINKLDLAKPGQIDEIKGWFSKEFPDKEVMVISAKTGENMESVYGMMK; this is encoded by the coding sequence ATGAAGCGTTTGAGGAATAATCCTTATACGGGCAACTATGTTGTCGAGGCCATGTATGTTTACATATTGGGCGGGTTCCTAGGAAGCGGAAAGACCACCCTTCTGATGAAACTAGCATCGATGTACACGAAACGCGGGCTGAAGACCGCGCTCCTTGTCAACGAATCGGGAGAGATCGGTGTCGATGGCGCCACCCTCAAGGCTGAGGGATATGATGCGATAGAGCTCCCTGACGGATGCATCTGCTGTTCCCTGTCCGGAACGCTGCAGTCCGCACTGGTCAACATAGTCGATGACATTGACCCGGACATAATCATAGTCGAACCTACGGGTCTGGCCCTCCCCCACAAGGTGAAGGAGCTCGTGGAGAGTTCCGGCATCGAGACGGACGGCACGTACATCATCGGCATAACGGATGTCGAAAGGTTCAAGATCCTCGTCTCCAAGAAGGAGGAGTTCATAAAGAGACAGATGGCGGGGGCGGATTTCGTCCTCATCAACAAGCTCGATCTGGCCAAGCCCGGGCAGATCGATGAGATCAAAGGATGGTTCTCGAAGGAGTTCCCGGACAAGGAGGTCATGGTCATCTCCGCGAAGACGGGCGAGAACATGGAATCGGTTTACGGGATGATGAAATGA
- a CDS encoding nitrate/sulfonate/bicarbonate ABC transporter ATP-binding protein produces MSRDKIVVEGEKYKSSDRVRADRTDLLYEDIPEGETLVRINDLNVTYRRDDKVTVAVENLSFDIKKGELLSIVGPSGCGKSTILRCISGLLQPTSGEIYIGDNKCTTAGSDRGMVFQDFALFPWRTVRQNVEFGLEIAGVPKEERRERSERYLKAMGLLDFADSRIHELSGGMKQRVGIARAMIMHPAVILMDEPFGALDAQTRNILQESLVNVLNNSHRTIVFVTHSVDEALFLSDRVLILSKRPATIYKIIDVPSERPRDRASPEFTALRRKILDYLETQNTL; encoded by the coding sequence ATGAGCAGGGACAAGATAGTCGTGGAGGGTGAGAAGTACAAATCATCCGATAGGGTTCGTGCGGACCGTACAGACCTTCTCTATGAGGACATCCCGGAAGGGGAGACATTAGTTAGGATCAACGACCTCAACGTCACCTACCGCAGGGACGACAAGGTCACGGTTGCCGTGGAGAACCTCTCGTTCGACATCAAGAAGGGCGAGCTGCTCTCCATCGTCGGACCGTCCGGCTGCGGTAAGTCCACGATCCTGAGATGCATCTCCGGGTTGCTCCAGCCAACGTCCGGGGAGATCTACATCGGCGACAACAAGTGTACGACCGCCGGTTCCGACAGGGGAATGGTCTTCCAGGACTTCGCATTGTTCCCGTGGAGGACCGTCAGGCAGAACGTCGAGTTCGGTCTGGAGATCGCAGGTGTCCCCAAGGAGGAGCGCAGGGAGCGTTCCGAGAGATATCTGAAAGCAATGGGTCTCCTGGACTTCGCGGATTCGCGCATCCACGAGCTATCCGGAGGAATGAAGCAGCGTGTAGGTATCGCGCGTGCGATGATTATGCACCCCGCCGTCATTCTGATGGACGAGCCGTTCGGCGCATTGGACGCTCAGACGCGTAACATCCTGCAGGAGAGCCTGGTGAACGTTCTGAACAACTCCCACAGGACCATCGTGTTCGTCACACATTCGGTCGACGAGGCGCTGTTCCTATCGGACCGTGTGCTCATACTCTCGAAGAGGCCTGCGACGATCTACAAGATCATCGACGTTCCCAGTGAGCGTCCCCGTGATAGGGCATCGCCCGAGTTCACGGCGCTCAGAAGGAAGATCCTGGATTATCTCGAGACACAGAACACTTTGTGA
- a CDS encoding nitrate/sulfonate/bicarbonate ABC transporter permease protein: MLRSFLITVISLITFLILWWVVTAIMNDRNFPTPDKVFTALWNLIQNGDPIGGHSVWEYVGASLKTFVYGFALSLVVAVPLGLILGYIKPLREFTSPWIEVVRPIAPIAWAPIFVLSFGSVWGPALVVFVGIFFPLLTNIIFGVTRIDKNWLDASKTLGANQFQLFTKVVLPATVPYILNGIKVGLGVGWMCIVAAEIYNKFGGIGQYLVDMVNAGMMSNAFAAIIIIAVLGLATTGVAEYISKYVSKRMGMDA, encoded by the coding sequence ATGTTGCGTTCGTTCTTGATCACTGTCATCTCATTGATAACGTTCCTGATCCTATGGTGGGTCGTTACGGCCATCATGAATGACCGTAACTTCCCCACCCCCGACAAGGTCTTCACGGCTCTCTGGAACCTGATCCAGAACGGGGACCCCATCGGGGGACACTCGGTATGGGAATACGTCGGTGCGAGTCTGAAGACTTTCGTCTACGGTTTCGCGCTGTCGTTGGTCGTTGCCGTCCCGTTGGGACTCATATTAGGTTACATCAAACCCCTTAGGGAATTCACTTCCCCATGGATCGAAGTTGTGCGTCCCATCGCGCCTATCGCATGGGCGCCCATCTTCGTCCTCTCGTTCGGATCCGTATGGGGTCCGGCATTGGTCGTCTTCGTGGGAATCTTCTTCCCGCTGCTGACCAACATCATCTTCGGTGTCACAAGGATAGATAAGAATTGGCTCGATGCATCAAAAACACTTGGTGCCAACCAGTTCCAGCTCTTCACAAAGGTCGTCCTCCCCGCAACTGTCCCCTACATCCTCAACGGAATCAAGGTCGGTCTCGGAGTGGGATGGATGTGTATCGTCGCAGCTGAGATCTACAACAAGTTCGGCGGTATCGGACAGTATCTGGTCGACATGGTCAACGCCGGAATGATGTCCAATGCGTTCGCGGCGATCATCATAATTGCTGTCCTCGGATTGGCCACCACGGGTGTCGCCGAGTACATCAGCAAATACGTTTCAAAGAGAATGGGGATGGACGCATGA
- a CDS encoding nitrate/sulfonate/bicarbonate ABC transporter substrate-binding protein has product MNSKILAIAIVAIIAVGGVAAYLAFSNNGGSGSDDSGMRIVGRVNSEGSGIILVPGEEPTDYITVQKEMPGLGAKYIYNEVEGNYYVLHPENWGGKIFGTPGAATIQHVQLAEVVKYMGLNYTSYMLGTELKADTVYYVAGVTGFEDFMNKMKTTPFTGYFTWEAQYSAALAYEAETFPSLVMTNNIFPDHTCCIIGTNAASWSKNSEALEVFLKVYVDAVNEINVALNDTSSADYATLLQVAAKRVVMPDALTPAEKTEAYKSALQNVTYVYADSNKGSLNDLRNDIAAIAESLYNSGQIGKSASDLGFNSYADLAKKFVDSKYMEKALSGDVKKLEKLNIINVAVISGDIHQIALWYAIEKGMFEEYNLEIKTFAQGNGPAVFTLLENGEANIGFLGAPPMTINSMNKELITA; this is encoded by the coding sequence ATGAACAGTAAGATATTAGCCATCGCCATCGTCGCGATCATCGCGGTAGGTGGAGTGGCAGCCTACTTAGCGTTCTCCAACAATGGCGGATCTGGATCCGATGATTCAGGCATGCGCATTGTCGGACGTGTGAACTCAGAGGGATCCGGAATCATCCTGGTCCCCGGAGAGGAGCCCACGGATTACATCACAGTGCAGAAAGAGATGCCCGGACTCGGTGCGAAGTACATCTACAACGAAGTCGAGGGCAACTACTACGTGCTCCACCCCGAGAACTGGGGAGGAAAGATCTTCGGAACCCCCGGAGCGGCAACCATCCAGCATGTTCAGCTGGCCGAGGTTGTCAAGTACATGGGCCTGAACTACACCTCGTACATGCTCGGGACCGAGCTCAAGGCCGACACCGTCTACTACGTAGCGGGAGTCACCGGATTCGAGGACTTCATGAACAAGATGAAGACCACACCCTTCACCGGATACTTCACCTGGGAGGCACAGTACTCCGCAGCGCTCGCATACGAGGCCGAGACATTCCCCAGCCTTGTCATGACGAACAACATCTTCCCTGACCACACATGCTGTATCATCGGAACGAATGCTGCATCATGGTCCAAGAACAGTGAGGCCCTCGAGGTCTTCCTGAAGGTCTACGTCGATGCAGTGAACGAGATCAACGTTGCACTCAATGACACATCATCTGCAGATTATGCAACACTCCTGCAGGTCGCAGCCAAGAGGGTCGTCATGCCTGATGCGCTCACGCCCGCAGAGAAGACCGAGGCATATAAGAGCGCACTCCAGAATGTGACGTATGTCTACGCTGACAGCAACAAGGGTTCCCTCAACGATCTGAGGAATGACATCGCGGCCATCGCAGAGTCCCTCTACAACTCCGGACAGATCGGAAAGAGCGCATCGGACCTCGGATTCAACAGCTATGCGGACCTCGCCAAGAAGTTCGTCGACTCCAAGTACATGGAGAAGGCACTCAGCGGCGATGTCAAGAAGCTTGAGAAGCTGAACATCATCAATGTCGCGGTCATCAGCGGAGATATCCACCAGATCGCTCTGTGGTATGCCATCGAGAAGGGAATGTTCGAGGAGTACAACCTTGAGATCAAGACCTTCGCGCAGGGTAACGGACCCGCGGTATTCACCCTCCTGGAGAACGGAGAGGCGAACATAGGGTTCCTCGGAGCACCCCCGATGACCATCAACTCGATGAACAAGGAACTTATAACCGCGTGA
- a CDS encoding Cys-tRNA(Pro) deacylase — MDKTNPMRHLDKLGIPYEVVHTEGDFVNGMDIAKVNNQDPSRVFKSLMTVGSPKCYYCFLVPVTGDLDLKKAAASVGEKSVSMLKQDQLLPLMGYVHGGCSPLCTKRPVRITIDETAKDADHMYFSAGKVGYQMKVSVADLPRMMDFQFADVRKPLNQ; from the coding sequence ATGGACAAGACAAACCCTATGAGGCACCTGGATAAGCTCGGCATTCCTTACGAGGTCGTCCACACGGAGGGTGACTTCGTCAACGGGATGGACATAGCGAAGGTCAACAACCAGGACCCGTCTCGCGTGTTCAAGTCCCTTATGACAGTCGGGAGTCCTAAGTGCTACTACTGCTTCCTGGTGCCCGTGACCGGGGACCTGGACCTGAAGAAGGCCGCGGCCTCGGTGGGCGAGAAATCGGTGTCCATGCTGAAGCAGGACCAGCTGCTCCCGCTGATGGGATATGTGCACGGGGGTTGCTCTCCTCTGTGCACGAAGCGTCCAGTGAGGATCACGATAGACGAGACGGCCAAAGACGCGGATCATATGTACTTCAGTGCCGGGAAGGTAGGTTACCAGATGAAGGTCTCGGTCGCGGATCTCCCGAGGATGATGGACTTCCAGTTCGCGGATGTCAGGAAACCTCTGAACCAGTGA
- a CDS encoding hydrogenase maturation protein HypF, which translates to MIIHIRGTVQGVGFRPMVYRCAERIGASGTVRNDGSEVTIDTDMGDALIKEIESSLPPLAHIDNIEKDDSDYKGPKGFSIIGSGNPGEGASIPADSAICNDCLKEMMASGRRHGYPFTTCTNCGPRFTLLRRMPYDRHLTAMDSFPLCPECGREFGDPSDRRFHHQTICCPVCGPGYRLENDDGPIETSDPIGRLAKELDDGCIAIVKGWGGMHICCNLDRLADMREWYGRRWKPFAIMARDMDSLRRYGNPTAAESDLLQSPHRPIVLVEKIPSDITELASPGLDNIGMFLPYTGMHHLLFSQMKHDALVMTSANIPGEPMIVDDVRIKELHADYYLLHDQPILNRADDTVVRMLGDRTQFIRKSRGFVPCHVDIGLSGCAVALGPQENLTASVASKGMIWPTQYIGNGEKIGVPEYLEEAVRTQIDFLSCSPSIVALDLHPGYSNRPLGKRLAEEYGADIMEIQHHWAHAASLLADNHEDACIALTLDGTGHGDDGAAWGGEVLYADYESYSRMAHLEYIPLLGSDRALYDLRRLRFAIDSMNGTENNDFTDSEATVLEKLMNKSVRTSSMGRILDALSYSLGICRTRTYDGEPAMRLEPLLARGKLVEGFETETVNGIVKTAHLFHETSERKEDVAYSVVYNIMKELVDSAVSEAESKGVTAIGLTGGVSYNATISRMFLDLLKGTDCRPLLHRDVPNGDGGVSIGQAAIALKHL; encoded by the coding sequence ATGATCATCCATATCCGCGGAACGGTCCAAGGCGTGGGATTCAGGCCCATGGTCTATCGCTGCGCGGAGAGGATCGGTGCGTCCGGTACCGTCAGGAACGACGGGTCAGAGGTCACGATCGATACGGACATGGGTGATGCACTTATCAAGGAGATAGAATCCTCCCTTCCCCCACTGGCACATATCGACAACATAGAGAAGGACGATTCCGATTACAAAGGTCCGAAAGGCTTCTCCATCATAGGTTCCGGCAATCCCGGGGAGGGCGCCTCCATCCCTGCTGACAGCGCCATATGCAATGACTGCCTGAAGGAGATGATGGCCTCCGGCAGGAGGCATGGATACCCGTTCACCACATGCACGAACTGCGGGCCCCGCTTCACATTACTGAGGAGGATGCCCTATGACCGCCACCTCACCGCGATGGATTCGTTCCCGCTCTGTCCGGAATGCGGCAGGGAATTCGGTGACCCTTCCGACCGCAGGTTCCACCATCAGACCATATGCTGTCCGGTATGCGGCCCCGGATACAGGCTCGAAAATGATGACGGTCCAATAGAAACATCGGATCCCATCGGCCGTCTGGCCAAGGAACTCGATGACGGATGCATCGCCATAGTCAAAGGCTGGGGCGGTATGCACATCTGCTGCAACCTGGACAGGCTGGCGGATATGAGGGAATGGTACGGCAGGAGATGGAAGCCCTTCGCCATCATGGCCAGGGATATGGATTCTCTGAGGAGGTACGGCAATCCCACCGCGGCGGAATCGGATCTGCTGCAATCCCCCCACAGACCCATCGTCCTCGTGGAGAAGATCCCTTCCGACATCACGGAGCTGGCCTCCCCCGGACTGGACAACATAGGGATGTTCCTCCCGTACACGGGCATGCACCACCTGCTGTTCTCGCAAATGAAGCACGATGCGCTCGTGATGACCTCGGCCAACATCCCCGGCGAACCGATGATCGTGGATGACGTGAGGATCAAGGAGCTCCACGCTGATTACTACCTTCTGCATGACCAGCCGATCCTGAACCGTGCCGACGATACGGTGGTCAGGATGCTCGGTGACAGGACCCAGTTCATCAGGAAATCCAGAGGGTTCGTTCCATGCCATGTCGATATAGGTCTGAGCGGATGCGCTGTGGCCCTGGGGCCCCAGGAGAACCTGACCGCCTCCGTCGCCTCGAAAGGGATGATCTGGCCTACACAGTACATCGGGAACGGCGAGAAGATCGGTGTCCCCGAATATCTTGAGGAAGCTGTGAGGACACAGATCGATTTCCTCAGCTGCAGCCCGTCGATCGTCGCCCTCGACCTGCACCCGGGCTACTCCAACAGACCTCTGGGGAAGAGGCTTGCCGAAGAGTACGGGGCGGACATCATGGAGATCCAGCATCATTGGGCGCATGCCGCCTCGCTCCTTGCGGACAACCATGAGGATGCCTGTATCGCATTGACCCTGGACGGTACCGGCCACGGCGATGACGGAGCTGCATGGGGAGGCGAGGTCCTCTATGCCGATTACGAATCATACAGCAGAATGGCACATCTCGAATACATCCCGCTTCTGGGATCAGACCGCGCCCTCTACGACCTGAGAAGGCTCAGATTCGCCATCGATTCCATGAACGGTACGGAGAACAACGATTTCACGGACAGCGAGGCCACCGTCCTGGAGAAACTCATGAACAAGAGCGTCAGGACCTCGTCGATGGGCAGGATACTCGATGCCCTGTCCTATTCACTGGGAATATGCAGGACCAGGACCTACGACGGGGAACCGGCCATGAGGCTGGAACCGCTCCTGGCTAGAGGGAAGTTGGTCGAAGGGTTCGAGACGGAGACCGTCAACGGTATTGTAAAGACGGCCCATCTCTTCCATGAGACCTCGGAACGGAAGGAGGACGTCGCTTATTCCGTCGTGTACAACATCATGAAGGAGCTGGTGGACTCTGCTGTATCGGAAGCGGAATCCAAGGGTGTGACTGCAATCGGACTGACCGGAGGCGTATCCTACAATGCTACGATATCGAGGATGTTCCTCGATCTCCTGAAAGGCACGGACTGCAGACCGCTCCTCCACAGGGACGTTCCCAACGGTGACGGCGGGGTCTCGATAGGGCAGGCCGCCATCGCCTTGAAGCATCTTTGA
- a CDS encoding phosphoglycerate mutase: protein MSNTLFVLLDGLEDHPHPLLGNKKPYEVADMPFLKTKACHRYTTTGRGYTHLFLNEFFTDHPPEMARAAIEAMGLGLLDIKDPKRTAYRLSPAEISGGMVHWSYHADEFKERLMASMESNIGILEDYDPKIRYFIGGRAILTMDSDYVPELPGPPVDTPLVRIPGDFGRFLRAVYDDMGGITDYPWGCGKFGKQYSPVDGLDNLTAISNSPTALGICASLGYDFKFVDEVEDRFPVAREALEHGNVFLHIDEVDEYGHQKDPFKKKAILELTDRLMEKHFSDVDNIVYFVDHGTSCVTGEHILTDVPLWSTIDLGRKEDEILPLKEVVGMLLKNKRRRT from the coding sequence ATGAGCAACACCCTGTTCGTTCTCCTCGACGGATTGGAGGATCACCCCCATCCGCTGCTGGGCAACAAGAAGCCCTATGAGGTAGCGGACATGCCGTTCCTGAAGACTAAGGCCTGTCACAGGTACACGACCACGGGCAGGGGCTACACACATCTGTTCCTCAACGAATTCTTCACCGACCATCCTCCTGAGATGGCAAGGGCCGCGATCGAGGCCATGGGCCTCGGATTGCTGGATATCAAGGATCCTAAAAGGACCGCATACAGGCTCAGCCCCGCAGAGATCAGCGGCGGTATGGTACACTGGTCATATCACGCGGATGAATTCAAGGAGAGGCTCATGGCCTCCATGGAGAGCAATATTGGCATCCTCGAGGATTACGACCCGAAGATCAGATACTTCATCGGGGGAAGGGCGATCCTGACCATGGATTCCGATTACGTACCGGAACTCCCCGGACCGCCGGTCGACACACCGCTGGTGAGGATCCCCGGTGATTTCGGGAGATTCCTCAGGGCCGTCTACGACGACATGGGCGGCATCACGGATTATCCGTGGGGTTGCGGCAAATTCGGCAAACAGTACTCCCCGGTGGATGGCCTGGACAACCTCACGGCGATATCGAACAGCCCCACGGCGCTCGGCATATGCGCATCCCTCGGCTACGACTTCAAGTTCGTAGATGAGGTCGAGGACAGGTTCCCGGTCGCAAGGGAAGCTTTAGAACATGGCAACGTCTTCCTCCACATCGACGAGGTCGACGAGTACGGACATCAGAAGGACCCTTTCAAGAAGAAGGCGATCCTGGAGCTCACGGACAGGCTAATGGAGAAGCACTTCTCCGACGTTGACAACATTGTTTATTTCGTGGACCACGGTACGTCATGCGTCACAGGAGAGCACATACTCACGGATGTGCCGCTATGGTCCACCATCGATCTCGGCAGGAAGGAGGATGAGATCCTCCCGCTGAAGGAAGTTGTCGGGATGCTATTGAAGAACAAGAGGCGAAGAACATGA
- a CDS encoding NaMN:DMB phosphoribosyltransferase has product MTEFTIPPSLRLYGDEKIAKDILSRIWGKRGVFTCTVASTMTSSIPGVSDAGDTPELTLYTGAADAELLVNGKTTCIKGVPINPGGIPTPATLTKAALELSGMQTFIVNGGCYVEPDIPYFYLGGKCGQKITTAKAVENVRTIYKKGYRLGEQLAKDNGFVIISESCAGGTTTALAVMMAMGVLKENLVSSSSPKNPKELKSNLVKEAFEKAGIQPGDLKDDPLKAIECFGDPMMPANVGILCGAAKHVPVIVGGGTQLAAVMAAAVKLHPEIVGNFVQGTTRWLMNDPNSSMKKIMDCISDKVPILYVNVDYSESPYEGLQAYEWGYIKEGCGCGGSSVGAIISSAGKIDCKALVDKVHSIYEGIMGL; this is encoded by the coding sequence ATGACGGAATTCACGATACCCCCATCACTCAGACTGTACGGGGACGAAAAGATAGCGAAGGACATCCTGTCCCGCATATGGGGAAAGAGAGGTGTGTTCACATGCACCGTGGCCAGCACGATGACGTCGAGCATCCCGGGAGTATCCGATGCCGGTGACACACCCGAACTCACGCTCTACACCGGAGCGGCGGATGCGGAACTCCTCGTCAACGGCAAGACCACCTGCATCAAGGGCGTCCCAATCAACCCCGGAGGAATCCCCACCCCCGCGACGCTCACGAAGGCGGCGCTGGAACTGTCCGGCATGCAGACCTTCATCGTCAACGGCGGATGCTACGTGGAACCGGACATCCCCTACTTCTACCTCGGAGGCAAGTGCGGTCAGAAGATCACAACCGCCAAAGCAGTCGAGAACGTCAGGACGATCTACAAGAAGGGATACAGGCTCGGGGAGCAGCTCGCCAAGGACAACGGCTTCGTGATCATCAGCGAGAGCTGCGCAGGCGGTACCACCACCGCCCTCGCGGTCATGATGGCGATGGGCGTGCTCAAGGAGAACCTCGTCAGCAGCAGTTCCCCCAAGAATCCAAAAGAGCTCAAGAGCAACCTGGTCAAAGAGGCATTCGAGAAGGCAGGCATACAGCCCGGCGACCTCAAGGACGACCCGCTCAAGGCCATAGAGTGCTTCGGAGACCCCATGATGCCCGCCAACGTGGGTATCCTCTGCGGGGCGGCGAAGCATGTGCCGGTCATCGTGGGCGGAGGCACCCAGCTCGCCGCGGTCATGGCAGCGGCCGTCAAGCTCCATCCTGAGATCGTAGGCAACTTCGTCCAGGGGACCACCAGATGGCTCATGAACGATCCCAACTCCAGTATGAAAAAGATCATGGACTGCATCTCCGACAAGGTCCCCATCCTCTACGTCAACGTTGACTATTCCGAGAGCCCGTATGAGGGGCTCCAGGCATATGAGTGGGGTTACATCAAGGAGGGCTGCGGATGCGGCGGTTCCTCCGTCGGTGCGATCATCTCATCCGCCGGAAAGATAGACTGCAAGGCGCTCGTCGACAAGGTCCACAGCATCTACGAAGGAATAATGGGCCTGTGA
- a CDS encoding GTP:adenosylcobinamide-phosphate guanylyltransferase CobY: protein MEALVHAGGKGTRMGRCGIEKPMLKVGDKCTVDRVIDALKAAKRVDRIIVSVSDNTLETEAHLKELGIETVRTSGDDFMGDLHQALECLSGDYVLTTPSDLPLITSDIFDQIIDYFNPSIMDSLLAVIDEDTVKRIGIIPSYVREDRGNRWVLSGVSVIDRKKTLAGEYLSEYLYETNWPELSVNVNTQLELDLARSYHKE, encoded by the coding sequence ATGGAGGCCCTGGTCCATGCCGGGGGGAAGGGAACCCGCATGGGCCGCTGCGGAATCGAGAAACCGATGCTGAAGGTCGGTGACAAATGCACGGTGGACAGGGTCATCGATGCTCTCAAGGCGGCCAAGAGGGTCGACCGTATAATCGTCTCCGTCAGCGACAACACGCTGGAGACCGAGGCACATCTAAAGGAGCTCGGGATCGAGACCGTCCGCACATCGGGGGATGATTTCATGGGGGATCTCCACCAGGCACTGGAATGCCTCTCCGGGGATTACGTCCTCACGACGCCGTCAGATCTGCCGCTCATAACTTCGGATATATTCGATCAGATCATCGATTACTTCAATCCCAGCATCATGGATTCTTTGCTGGCGGTCATCGATGAGGATACCGTCAAAAGGATCGGGATCATCCCATCGTATGTACGTGAGGATAGAGGCAACAGATGGGTCCTTTCCGGCGTATCGGTCATAGACCGCAAGAAGACCCTGGCCGGGGAATACCTGTCGGAGTACCTTTATGAGACGAACTGGCCCGAGCTGTCTGTCAACGTGAACACGCAGCTGGAGCTGGACCTGGCCCGCAGTTATCACAAGGAATGA
- a CDS encoding cobalamin 5'-phosphate synthase CobS, giving the protein MGALRALVSFYTMFHMNITQEDMDAMETRFHLTPLVGLIFGFIIWLEIVALLLLNRNFGFGNMFMAAVLSLLTVYAGSKFLHFDGLTDFGDGMIVSGQQSDHIRALKDTLVGAGGIGVALITVLCSVAFYSSYNYMLALMVFPMMEVFVKHAMVVAASLGKPGNGMAARQVERTTGKSAGLSFVVSLASCLILFAISALAFSEFRDAIPVLITVLAVGMLVSTLVGFMMARTANRVFGMVNGDILGATNEVARPFLAFFILLAVAILSAVI; this is encoded by the coding sequence ATGGGCGCATTGAGGGCTTTGGTATCGTTCTACACGATGTTCCACATGAACATCACTCAGGAGGACATGGATGCCATGGAGACCAGGTTCCACCTGACACCGCTGGTCGGCCTCATATTCGGATTCATCATCTGGCTCGAGATCGTCGCATTGCTTCTTCTGAACCGTAATTTCGGATTCGGCAACATGTTCATGGCCGCCGTTCTGTCGCTCCTCACCGTCTATGCGGGCAGCAAGTTCCTGCATTTCGACGGATTGACGGACTTCGGGGACGGTATGATCGTTTCCGGTCAGCAGAGCGACCACATCAGGGCCCTGAAGGATACCTTGGTGGGTGCAGGAGGGATCGGTGTCGCGCTGATCACCGTACTCTGCTCCGTGGCCTTCTATTCATCTTACAACTACATGCTGGCACTTATGGTATTCCCCATGATGGAGGTGTTCGTCAAGCACGCAATGGTGGTCGCAGCATCGCTGGGCAAACCAGGCAACGGGATGGCGGCGAGGCAGGTCGAGAGGACCACTGGGAAATCCGCTGGGCTGTCGTTCGTCGTCAGCCTGGCCTCATGTCTGATCCTCTTTGCGATATCGGCCCTTGCCTTCTCCGAGTTCCGCGATGCCATTCCGGTGCTTATCACGGTCCTTGCAGTGGGGATGCTGGTCTCCACGTTGGTGGGATTCATGATGGCCAGGACTGCCAACCGTGTCTTCGGGATGGTCAACGGGGATATCCTCGGAGCAACGAACGAGGTCGCCAGACCGTTCCTGGCATTCTTCATCCTGCTTGCCGTGGCAATCCTGTCGGCGGTGATCTGA